The Herminiimonas arsenitoxidans genome window below encodes:
- a CDS encoding GMC family oxidoreductase, with protein MTKEFDYIVVGAGSSGCVLAERLSVDGSKSVLLIESGHLDTSPLIQMPRGIGMMLTPGNPHLWSYKASQGSGRPEEDWLKGRVLGGSSSINGMVYMRGLPSEYDDWEAAGCTGWGWRDIGRCFKEMEDHELGADEWRGAGGPLKISVHPPGDPLCEAVIKATEQIGVPRVADLNSGDTGVGYQPRTIWRGRRWSSAKAFLAPAASRSNLSIRTGTDVLHITFEDRVTSGVQVRDRSTGEVSFIRARREVILAAGALHSPKLLQLSGIGPGAELAKLGISVLQDSPGVGRHMLEHRTMMMQTRLKSGSLNAEFSGMRLSKNLLNYYARGRGPLTHAAHEVCALVKTNPDLDRPNAQIGMGMYSIAITDGKIVLEKEHGMTWAAYFTRPTSEGSVTITSTKPDAPLSIDVNYLSTDTDRRHSADLLRLMRKIITQPALRPYVVEETIPGAAYASDEEIVDAYFKCGSTAFHVAGTCRMGADAASVVDPQLRVRGVQGLRVVDTSIMPTLISGNTNGPAMAIAMRAAELIQQHS; from the coding sequence ATGACAAAAGAATTTGACTATATCGTCGTCGGCGCCGGCTCTTCCGGCTGCGTACTGGCAGAACGACTTTCAGTTGATGGCTCCAAATCGGTGCTACTGATTGAAAGCGGCCATCTCGACACAAGCCCACTGATACAGATGCCACGCGGGATTGGCATGATGCTGACGCCCGGCAATCCGCATCTCTGGAGTTATAAGGCATCGCAGGGATCAGGACGCCCCGAAGAAGACTGGCTCAAGGGCCGCGTACTCGGCGGTTCCAGCTCCATCAACGGGATGGTTTACATGCGCGGCCTGCCATCCGAATACGATGACTGGGAAGCTGCTGGCTGCACCGGTTGGGGATGGCGCGACATTGGGCGATGCTTCAAGGAGATGGAAGACCATGAACTGGGCGCGGATGAATGGCGCGGTGCCGGCGGTCCACTCAAGATATCTGTGCACCCTCCAGGCGATCCACTGTGCGAAGCGGTGATCAAGGCCACCGAGCAAATCGGTGTGCCGCGCGTCGCCGATCTTAATTCTGGTGATACCGGTGTCGGCTATCAGCCACGCACGATCTGGCGTGGTCGCCGCTGGAGTTCGGCCAAGGCATTTCTTGCACCTGCAGCATCCAGATCCAATCTGAGCATACGTACCGGCACTGACGTCTTGCACATCACGTTCGAAGATCGCGTGACTAGCGGCGTCCAAGTCCGCGATAGAAGTACAGGCGAAGTGTCCTTCATACGTGCTCGTCGTGAAGTAATTCTTGCTGCTGGCGCACTACATTCACCAAAACTGCTGCAACTATCCGGCATCGGCCCCGGCGCGGAACTTGCCAAGCTTGGCATCAGCGTTCTGCAGGATTCACCGGGTGTAGGCCGCCATATGCTGGAACATCGGACGATGATGATGCAGACACGCTTGAAGAGTGGCAGTCTCAATGCTGAATTTTCCGGCATGCGGCTTTCCAAGAATCTCCTTAATTACTATGCGCGTGGTCGCGGCCCCCTGACCCATGCAGCGCATGAAGTCTGTGCACTCGTGAAAACCAATCCGGATCTTGACCGACCCAACGCGCAAATCGGCATGGGCATGTATTCGATTGCCATTACCGACGGCAAGATCGTTCTTGAAAAAGAACATGGCATGACATGGGCAGCCTATTTCACCAGGCCCACCAGCGAGGGTTCAGTGACAATCACCAGCACCAAGCCAGATGCGCCACTGAGTATTGATGTCAATTATCTAAGCACCGACACCGACCGACGTCACTCCGCCGATTTACTGCGTCTGATGCGCAAGATCATCACGCAGCCAGCCTTGCGTCCTTACGTAGTCGAAGAAACCATACCCGGCGCCGCTTATGCATCCGATGAAGAAATTGTCGACGCCTATTTCAAATGTGGCTCGACCGCATTTCATGTCGCAGGCACCTGCCGCATGGGAGCCGACGCTGCATCAGTAGTCGATCCGCAACTACGCGTAAGAGGTGTACAGGGATTGCGTGTGGTGGACACATCAATCATGCCCACACTGATATCGGGCAACACCAACGGCCCGGCAATGGCCATCGCCATGCGCGCAGCGGAACTCATTCAACAACATTCATAA
- a CDS encoding aldehyde dehydrogenase family protein, translated as MSIPFTNIKQLFIDGTWVSPSVGFEAIVNPATEEIIGEAPVGGKVEVDAAIAAARHAFDTGPWPRMSMDARIAVIRKFKAAIVSRSEEIKALLTAEVGAVYMLMQSAQFQGALDAIDYAIELAQRIAPEPSPIELKPNPFDPAGGDIFAGGVIIREPYGVVAGITPYNYPFFLNVVKSVPALLTGNTVVLKPSQFTPFSALLLGQIIEESGLPKGTFNIINGGPEVGTLLTSDPRVDLVTFTGSDKVGAAILTQSAPTLKRVYLELGGKSALIVRPDADLMKAAGTAAFSFTLHAGQGCALLTRYIVHNSIRAQFVEIVKQIVSTLKMGNPADPSVIVGPLIREAARQKTESYVEKALAGGARLVVGGKRPAEHKRGYFFEPTLFDDVDNRSAIAQEEVFGPIGVVIGYDTDEEAIALANDSRFGLSGAVMSTDRAAAYRMALRLRTGGVSINGGTGDLFVKAPFGGYKHSGIGREFGPAWLNEFMLDKSITYPLG; from the coding sequence ATGAGCATTCCGTTTACCAATATCAAACAACTTTTTATAGACGGCACTTGGGTCTCACCTTCCGTCGGCTTTGAAGCCATCGTCAATCCTGCAACTGAAGAAATTATCGGTGAAGCACCTGTCGGCGGTAAGGTCGAGGTCGATGCCGCCATCGCCGCTGCCCGCCATGCCTTCGATACCGGGCCATGGCCGCGTATGTCGATGGACGCACGCATTGCAGTGATCCGCAAGTTCAAGGCAGCCATCGTCAGCCGTTCCGAAGAAATCAAAGCACTACTGACAGCTGAAGTCGGCGCAGTCTACATGCTGATGCAAAGCGCGCAATTTCAAGGCGCACTGGATGCCATCGACTATGCGATTGAACTGGCACAAAGAATCGCACCAGAACCTTCGCCGATAGAACTAAAGCCCAATCCTTTCGATCCCGCTGGCGGCGACATCTTCGCTGGTGGCGTCATCATCCGCGAACCGTATGGTGTGGTGGCCGGCATCACGCCATATAACTATCCGTTCTTTCTGAATGTCGTGAAGTCCGTACCAGCACTACTGACTGGCAATACCGTGGTGCTGAAGCCTTCGCAATTCACACCGTTCTCGGCCTTGTTGCTAGGCCAGATCATTGAAGAAAGCGGCCTGCCTAAAGGGACATTCAACATCATCAATGGCGGACCTGAAGTCGGCACTCTGCTGACCAGCGATCCGCGCGTCGATCTGGTCACCTTTACCGGTTCAGACAAAGTAGGTGCAGCGATTCTTACGCAATCTGCACCGACTCTAAAGCGCGTGTATCTGGAATTGGGTGGCAAGTCTGCCTTGATCGTGCGCCCCGACGCCGACCTGATGAAAGCGGCTGGAACTGCTGCCTTCTCCTTTACCTTGCATGCCGGTCAGGGCTGCGCCTTGCTGACACGCTATATCGTGCACAACTCGATCCGTGCGCAATTCGTCGAAATCGTCAAACAGATCGTCAGCACCTTGAAGATGGGTAATCCAGCCGATCCTTCCGTCATCGTCGGTCCGCTCATCCGCGAAGCCGCACGTCAGAAAACAGAAAGCTATGTAGAAAAAGCGCTAGCCGGCGGTGCGCGTCTAGTCGTTGGCGGCAAGCGTCCTGCTGAACACAAGCGCGGTTACTTTTTTGAGCCTACGTTATTCGACGACGTCGATAACCGCTCCGCCATCGCACAGGAAGAAGTGTTCGGTCCGATAGGCGTGGTAATCGGCTACGACACAGATGAAGAAGCCATTGCACTGGCCAACGATTCACGTTTCGGTCTTAGCGGCGCAGTGATGTCAACTGACCGCGCTGCCGCCTATCGCATGGCTTTGCGACTGCGGACCGGTGGTGTCTCCATCAATGGCGGCACCGGAGATCTTTTCGTGAAGGCACCATTCGGCGGCTACAAACACTCGGGCATCGGTCGCGAATTCGGTCCCGCCTGGCTCAATGAATTCATGCTGGATAAATCGATTACCTATCCGCTTGGCTGA
- a CDS encoding SDR family oxidoreductase, producing the protein MVGTLTGKIAVVTGAATGLGREIALRFAQQGAQVAILGRTLSTLEKTAAEIGKQTLPIVCDISQSDQVRAAFAKVTQVFGGVDILINNAAIYTPFRLEDASDDELQSTFATNVIGAAFCIRSAIPLMRHRGNGDIVNITSESVRNPFPYLSVYASSKAALESLTQGLRTELREDKIRVSALRVGAMTGNESAAKWAPGMLDKFIAAIQASGHAAAVGAGMSPKTVADYLVRVLDLPREANVDLIELRGV; encoded by the coding sequence ATGGTCGGAACATTGACAGGGAAAATTGCGGTCGTCACAGGCGCAGCAACTGGCTTGGGTCGCGAAATAGCGCTGCGATTTGCACAGCAAGGTGCGCAGGTAGCCATCCTTGGACGCACTTTGTCCACTCTGGAAAAAACAGCCGCCGAAATAGGCAAGCAGACGCTCCCCATAGTCTGCGACATCTCACAATCGGATCAGGTACGTGCTGCGTTTGCCAAGGTGACGCAAGTTTTCGGCGGCGTCGACATCCTGATCAACAATGCCGCCATTTACACGCCGTTTCGACTAGAAGACGCCAGCGACGACGAATTACAGTCAACGTTTGCTACCAATGTCATCGGCGCCGCTTTCTGCATCCGCTCAGCAATTCCTCTCATGCGCCATCGTGGCAACGGCGACATCGTCAATATCACGTCTGAATCGGTGCGCAATCCATTCCCTTATCTGAGCGTGTACGCATCCTCCAAGGCTGCACTGGAAAGCCTAACCCAAGGTCTGCGCACCGAATTGCGAGAAGACAAAATCCGCGTCAGCGCATTACGTGTCGGTGCCATGACAGGCAATGAAAGCGCAGCAAAGTGGGCACCCGGCATGCTGGATAAATTCATAGCTGCCATTCAGGCCTCTGGGCATGCCGCCGCCGTCGGCGCTGGTATGTCGCCAAAGACCGTGGCCGACTATCTGGTACGTGTACTGGATTTGCCGCGCGAAGCGAATGTCGACCTGATCGAGCTGCGCGGCGTCTGA
- a CDS encoding CoA transferase: MDGIFSDVRIIDLSQGMAGSIAALLLAELGADVVMVEPPGTSPKRQIPGAPVWNRSKRSVVLDINDAEQRLSFNQLLASADALIHDYTPERAIAAGLDDATLRKFSPQLIVSAIGSYPPGHPLAETSVDDALVLAQMGVFDEHMPARRSGPMYYRFPLGSWTAAYLAANGLVARLRVRDRSGIAGAVSTSLIQGALVPMMQYWFRTEHPDRSSESWIRKESGSTIYQCADGLWLQAHTPPPDSAPTMKAALEAMSPEELAAANASRPKIISAPNCGANALIFKTRPRDFWVAEMRAADLPVMPVESFGSAYTEEQAIANAYVVEVNDPEHGPVRQPGPPLRISPTPHVSGPAPRPGQHQEEVFAQWQPRSRSWPSNAGTPPQYPLQGLKVLDFGMFVAGPLAPMMLAHLGAEIIKVEPVNGDSLRMGSWAFMSAQRDKRVLALNIKDPAARPIVEKLVAWADVVHHNLRMPAADKLGLGYDSLKTIKPDIIYSHVSAYGLEGPWQTWPGLDPTVQSGSGWEIEGSSASNPPIWFRYGMFDHLCAMGSLLATLAALRHRDKTGDGQFVDASLYGAAILTTGETMMKPDGTLTPYPRIDEMQLGVSPGRRIYQCSDGWISLVAEGPGMLDHLHSQAEGKELDTWFASMSAQHAIAQVHNAGAEAVKLALDNRETFLDDPLNLEMRLLADTDHLHYGKLRQTGSIWNFSDMQTRIERAAPTLGQHSRELLEEFGLRVDAIDDLFARGIVA, translated from the coding sequence ATGGACGGCATTTTTTCAGATGTACGCATCATTGATCTCTCGCAAGGCATGGCTGGCAGCATTGCCGCCCTACTGCTTGCCGAACTCGGCGCCGATGTCGTTATGGTCGAACCGCCTGGTACATCTCCGAAACGGCAGATACCCGGCGCACCGGTATGGAACCGTAGCAAACGCAGCGTGGTGCTGGATATCAACGATGCCGAACAACGCCTAAGCTTCAATCAACTTCTAGCCAGCGCCGATGCACTGATACACGATTACACGCCGGAACGCGCTATTGCAGCAGGGCTAGACGATGCGACGCTGAGAAAATTCTCACCGCAGTTAATCGTTAGCGCCATTGGCAGTTATCCGCCGGGACATCCTTTAGCAGAAACATCGGTTGACGATGCATTAGTACTCGCGCAAATGGGCGTGTTCGACGAACATATGCCAGCGCGACGTAGCGGCCCCATGTACTACCGTTTTCCACTAGGTAGTTGGACGGCAGCCTATCTTGCTGCCAACGGACTGGTGGCACGCTTGCGGGTACGCGATCGCAGCGGCATCGCGGGTGCCGTTAGCACCAGTCTGATCCAGGGCGCGCTGGTACCGATGATGCAATACTGGTTTCGCACCGAACATCCAGATCGCTCTTCTGAATCCTGGATACGCAAGGAATCAGGATCTACCATTTATCAATGCGCTGACGGCTTATGGTTACAGGCGCATACCCCGCCGCCCGATTCCGCCCCCACCATGAAAGCTGCGCTGGAAGCGATGTCGCCAGAGGAGCTGGCCGCTGCCAATGCCAGCAGACCCAAGATCATTAGTGCACCCAACTGTGGTGCCAATGCCCTCATCTTCAAAACGCGTCCACGTGATTTCTGGGTAGCAGAAATGCGCGCTGCCGATCTCCCGGTCATGCCGGTAGAGTCCTTTGGCAGCGCTTATACAGAAGAGCAGGCTATTGCCAACGCTTATGTAGTCGAAGTGAACGATCCAGAGCATGGTCCGGTGCGACAACCCGGACCACCGCTACGTATTTCACCAACACCGCACGTATCAGGTCCGGCTCCGCGACCAGGTCAGCATCAAGAAGAGGTATTCGCACAATGGCAGCCTCGATCAAGAAGCTGGCCAAGCAACGCAGGCACACCACCGCAATACCCGTTACAAGGACTGAAGGTCCTCGACTTCGGCATGTTTGTCGCTGGTCCGTTGGCACCGATGATGCTCGCGCATCTGGGTGCAGAAATCATCAAGGTAGAACCCGTGAACGGCGATAGTTTGCGTATGGGTAGTTGGGCCTTTATGTCCGCGCAGCGCGACAAGCGTGTACTTGCTCTGAATATCAAAGACCCAGCAGCGCGCCCCATCGTCGAAAAACTGGTCGCATGGGCTGATGTGGTTCATCACAATCTGCGCATGCCGGCCGCCGACAAACTCGGCCTCGGCTATGACAGCCTAAAGACAATCAAGCCCGACATCATTTACTCCCACGTCAGCGCATACGGTCTTGAAGGACCATGGCAAACTTGGCCTGGCCTCGACCCTACTGTTCAATCCGGCAGCGGCTGGGAAATCGAAGGCAGCAGCGCAAGCAATCCGCCGATCTGGTTCCGCTATGGCATGTTCGATCATCTCTGTGCGATGGGTTCTCTGCTAGCGACACTAGCAGCACTCAGGCATCGCGATAAAACTGGCGACGGCCAGTTCGTCGATGCATCGCTCTATGGCGCCGCCATATTGACTACTGGTGAAACGATGATGAAACCGGACGGCACGCTGACGCCCTATCCTCGCATCGATGAAATGCAACTGGGCGTGAGTCCGGGACGGCGCATCTATCAATGCAGCGATGGCTGGATCTCGTTGGTGGCAGAAGGCCCAGGCATGCTAGATCATCTGCATAGTCAAGCTGAAGGCAAGGAACTGGACACATGGTTTGCATCCATGTCGGCTCAGCATGCCATTGCACAAGTACACAATGCCGGTGCGGAAGCGGTCAAGCTCGCACTCGATAATCGTGAAACCTTCCTTGACGATCCGCTCAATCTGGAAATGAGGCTGCTCGCCGATACCGATCATCTGCATTACGGCAAGCTCAGACAAACAGGTTCGATCTGGAATTTCAGCGACATGCAGACACGCATCGAGCGCGCCGCACCGACGCTAGGTCAGCACAGCCGAGAACTGCTGGAGGAATTCGGTCTGAGGGTCGACGCCATCGATGATCTGTTCGCACGCGGCATCGTTGCTTGA
- a CDS encoding amidohydrolase family protein: MTAVTYPIYDADRHFYEPPEAFLRHLPKKYQKEFQYVEVNGRTKLAVGGILSDYIPNPTFEVVAAPGSHEKWYRGQNPEGLSLREITGKPIASQAAFNNGAAHIKVMDEQKIHAGLFLPTLASVIEERLAQKPDAIQALFHSINMWTAEETGFAKDQRLYPVPMIHLADVDAACKELDFLLEQGARVIGIRPAPVPGLKGGRSMGFPEFDPFWARVNEAKIFVVLHVSDSGYDKINQWWTAGGKGEFRPFEKDPFGEILDWMGRPIADTLAAFVCHGVFDRFPNIRVASLENGASWLEPLMQRMESTYHKMPHAFKRNPIETFRQHVYVAPFYEDKVDKVIDLIGVERVLFGSDWPHPEGLAHPLDFFKDISNLNAAQTQRVMSTNLKELLAGVR, encoded by the coding sequence ATGACTGCTGTGACTTACCCAATCTATGACGCAGATCGGCATTTCTACGAACCACCAGAAGCCTTCCTCCGGCATCTACCCAAGAAGTATCAAAAAGAATTTCAGTACGTAGAAGTCAACGGCCGTACCAAACTGGCTGTCGGCGGCATACTGTCTGACTACATCCCGAATCCGACCTTCGAAGTCGTCGCCGCTCCTGGTTCACACGAAAAGTGGTACCGCGGTCAGAACCCAGAAGGCCTGTCTCTGCGCGAAATCACCGGCAAGCCGATCGCATCGCAAGCAGCCTTCAACAACGGTGCCGCACACATCAAGGTCATGGATGAGCAGAAGATTCATGCAGGCCTGTTTCTGCCAACACTGGCATCGGTAATCGAAGAGCGTCTCGCGCAAAAACCGGATGCCATTCAGGCGCTATTCCACTCGATCAATATGTGGACAGCAGAGGAAACTGGCTTCGCCAAAGATCAACGCCTCTATCCGGTGCCAATGATTCACCTCGCCGATGTCGACGCAGCATGCAAGGAACTCGATTTCTTGCTGGAACAAGGTGCACGCGTCATCGGTATTCGCCCTGCACCTGTCCCCGGGCTCAAGGGCGGTCGTTCGATGGGCTTTCCAGAATTCGACCCGTTCTGGGCGCGCGTCAACGAAGCAAAGATTTTTGTCGTCCTGCACGTATCCGACTCTGGTTACGACAAGATCAACCAATGGTGGACCGCTGGTGGTAAAGGCGAATTCCGTCCCTTTGAAAAAGATCCTTTCGGTGAAATTCTCGACTGGATGGGTCGTCCTATCGCCGACACCTTGGCTGCCTTCGTCTGCCACGGCGTATTCGATCGCTTCCCGAATATCCGTGTCGCGTCACTGGAAAACGGCGCCTCCTGGTTGGAACCGCTCATGCAACGCATGGAGTCGACTTATCACAAGATGCCGCACGCATTCAAACGCAATCCGATCGAGACTTTCCGTCAGCATGTCTATGTCGCGCCGTTTTATGAAGACAAGGTCGACAAGGTCATCGACCTGATCGGTGTTGAACGGGTGCTGTTCGGTAGCGATTGGCCGCATCCGGAAGGATTGGCGCATCCACTGGATTTCTTCAAAGACATTTCCAACCTCAATGCTGCGCAAACGCAACGCGTGATGAGCACCAATCTCAAGGAATTACTCGCAGGCGTACGTTGA
- a CDS encoding SDR family NAD(P)-dependent oxidoreductase, producing the protein MSSVVVITGAAGALGKSIVTFFLDRGATVVAVDMNANVLQTAYGSNPKVKTVAVDLTNADKTEVALKDALSSLGPANVLCNIAGGFDMGPAVHETDDAMWRRLMDMNVATLINASRAVVPGMKTAGRGKIVNVAAASAVSGIGAMGAYCASKSAVARLTESMAQELRGYGINVNAVAPSILNTPTNRAAMPDADTNKWVALEDLSAVVGFLASDYAKAVHGAVLPVVGLS; encoded by the coding sequence ATGTCTTCAGTCGTTGTAATCACTGGTGCGGCAGGCGCTCTTGGAAAGTCGATCGTAACGTTTTTTCTTGATCGAGGTGCAACCGTCGTGGCCGTAGATATGAATGCCAATGTGCTGCAGACGGCGTATGGCAGTAATCCAAAAGTGAAGACGGTCGCTGTTGATTTGACCAATGCAGACAAGACAGAAGTGGCCTTAAAAGACGCTTTGTCCAGCCTCGGCCCGGCCAATGTCTTGTGCAATATTGCTGGCGGTTTTGATATGGGCCCTGCTGTGCACGAAACCGATGACGCTATGTGGCGGCGTCTGATGGATATGAATGTTGCTACCTTGATCAATGCTTCTCGCGCAGTCGTGCCAGGTATGAAAACCGCAGGGCGCGGCAAGATTGTCAACGTCGCGGCCGCATCTGCAGTCAGTGGCATCGGCGCAATGGGTGCTTATTGCGCATCCAAGAGCGCAGTGGCGCGTCTGACTGAATCGATGGCACAGGAACTTCGTGGTTACGGCATCAACGTCAATGCTGTCGCACCAAGCATTCTCAATACGCCGACCAATCGCGCTGCCATGCCGGATGCAGATACTAATAAATGGGTGGCGTTGGAAGATCTGAGTGCAGTAGTCGGATTCCTTGCATCGGATTATGCGAAGGCAGTCCACGGCGCAGTGCTGCCGGTAGTCGGCTTGAGTTGA
- a CDS encoding SDR family NAD(P)-dependent oxidoreductase gives MDKTKMLEGKCAVITGGTSGIGRSAALALKAAGAKVIATGVSEKEVKAALADPAFAGIDAAVLNVAYDKDVNDFFAGLTRIDILINAAGIGGQGPGEFQAESFANTLNINLTGTLRACSAAKPLLQKQGGAIVNIASMMSFFGSATAPGYSASKGGVVQLTKSLAVAWAELGIRVNAVAPGWIDTPMTKPLQDDPERNARVLGRSPMKRWGRSEEIADGIFFLCSPLSSFVNGVVLPIDGGYLAVGM, from the coding sequence ATGGATAAAACAAAGATGCTGGAAGGAAAGTGCGCAGTCATTACTGGCGGTACCAGCGGTATCGGACGTTCAGCAGCATTGGCATTGAAGGCAGCCGGTGCAAAAGTGATTGCAACCGGCGTTTCTGAAAAGGAAGTCAAGGCAGCTCTGGCTGATCCTGCATTCGCCGGTATAGATGCGGCGGTTCTGAACGTTGCGTACGACAAGGACGTCAACGACTTCTTTGCAGGTCTCACACGCATAGATATTTTGATCAATGCTGCAGGGATTGGCGGTCAGGGACCGGGTGAGTTTCAGGCGGAATCATTCGCTAATACCTTGAACATCAATCTGACTGGCACCTTGCGCGCCTGCTCTGCAGCGAAGCCGCTATTGCAGAAGCAGGGTGGTGCGATTGTCAACATTGCTTCCATGATGAGCTTCTTTGGCAGCGCCACTGCGCCCGGCTATTCGGCCAGCAAAGGTGGTGTTGTGCAGTTGACCAAGAGCTTGGCGGTTGCCTGGGCCGAGTTGGGTATTCGCGTCAATGCTGTGGCGCCAGGTTGGATTGATACACCGATGACCAAGCCATTGCAGGACGATCCGGAGCGCAATGCACGCGTGCTGGGACGTTCGCCTATGAAGCGCTGGGGGCGTTCAGAAGAAATTGCTGATGGCATTTTCTTCCTGTGCTCGCCGCTGTCGTCATTCGTCAACGGTGTGGTGCTGCCTATCGATGGTGGTTATCTCGCGGTGGGGATGTAA
- a CDS encoding electron transfer flavoprotein-ubiquinone oxidoreductase, translating to MNTSSIIEKYGPREAMEYDVVVVGGGPAGLSAAIRIKQLAAEAGKEVSVCVLEKGSEVGAHILSGAVMDPQAITELFPNWKELGAPLNTEVTEDRFLFLSANKAYKTPSWMLPACFQNHGNYIVSLANVVRWLGQQAEALGVEVFPGFAAAEILYNDDGSVKGVATGNMGVDRHGEPTATFQLGMELHAKYTFFAEGARGHLGKQLISKYKLDAGKDPQTYAIGIKEIWEIDSKMHRPGLVVHTAGWPLDSKTYGGSFLYHLEKNQVAVGYVVGLAYENPYLSPYEEFQRYKTHPEIRKFFEGGKRLAYGARAITAGGLQSLPKLTFPGGALIGCDAGFLNASRIKGSHAAIKTGMLAAEAVFEALNNDRQFDELTAYSAAFEKSWLHEELHKARNFKPSMSKGLVTGTLLVGIDQVLCGGKAPWTLRHKHADHECLKPAADYTPITYPKPDGKLTFDRLSSVFISNTNHAEDQPIHLTLKDASIPVSINLAKYAGPEARYCPAGVYEFVKSDDDSDRLQINAQNCVHCKTCDIKDPTQNITWVTPEGGNGPNYSNM from the coding sequence ATGAACACGAGCAGCATCATTGAGAAGTACGGTCCGCGCGAAGCAATGGAATACGACGTTGTTGTGGTTGGTGGTGGTCCGGCTGGTTTATCGGCGGCCATACGCATCAAGCAACTAGCTGCCGAGGCCGGCAAGGAGGTTTCGGTTTGCGTACTGGAAAAAGGCAGCGAAGTTGGTGCACATATTCTCTCCGGTGCGGTGATGGATCCACAAGCAATTACCGAACTGTTCCCTAACTGGAAAGAGCTAGGCGCACCGCTGAATACAGAAGTTACCGAAGATCGCTTTCTTTTTCTGAGCGCCAACAAAGCATACAAGACGCCGTCATGGATGTTGCCAGCTTGTTTTCAGAATCATGGCAACTACATCGTCTCACTGGCCAATGTTGTACGTTGGCTTGGCCAGCAAGCCGAAGCTTTGGGTGTAGAAGTCTTCCCCGGCTTTGCTGCAGCAGAAATTTTGTATAACGATGATGGTTCAGTCAAAGGTGTTGCCACCGGCAATATGGGTGTGGATCGTCATGGAGAACCTACGGCTACTTTTCAATTGGGTATGGAACTGCATGCCAAATACACCTTCTTTGCCGAAGGCGCACGCGGCCATCTTGGCAAACAGTTGATCAGCAAATACAAACTCGATGCCGGCAAAGATCCACAGACCTACGCCATCGGCATCAAGGAAATCTGGGAAATCGATTCGAAGATGCACCGGCCCGGCCTGGTAGTGCATACCGCTGGCTGGCCTTTGGATAGTAAAACTTACGGTGGTTCTTTCTTGTATCACCTGGAAAAAAATCAGGTCGCGGTAGGCTATGTGGTCGGTCTGGCGTATGAAAATCCTTACCTGTCGCCGTACGAAGAATTCCAGCGCTATAAAACTCATCCAGAAATCCGCAAGTTCTTCGAAGGTGGCAAACGTCTCGCTTATGGCGCGCGCGCAATAACGGCTGGTGGTTTGCAATCGTTGCCCAAGTTGACTTTCCCAGGCGGCGCATTGATAGGTTGCGATGCTGGCTTCCTGAATGCGTCGCGTATCAAGGGCAGTCATGCTGCGATCAAGACCGGCATGTTGGCGGCTGAAGCAGTATTTGAAGCACTGAATAATGACCGTCAGTTCGATGAACTGACTGCTTACAGCGCCGCTTTTGAAAAATCTTGGCTGCACGAAGAACTGCACAAGGCACGTAACTTCAAGCCATCGATGAGCAAGGGCTTGGTTACAGGGACGCTTTTGGTTGGTATCGATCAAGTGCTTTGTGGCGGCAAAGCACCGTGGACCTTGCGTCATAAACATGCCGATCATGAATGTCTGAAACCGGCAGCAGATTACACGCCGATCACCTATCCAAAGCCGGATGGCAAGCTAACTTTTGATCGTTTGTCATCGGTGTTCATATCCAATACCAATCACGCCGAAGATCAGCCTATTCACTTAACGCTAAAAGATGCATCGATACCGGTCAGTATCAATCTGGCGAAGTACGCTGGACCCGAGGCGCGTTACTGTCCGGCCGGCGTGTATGAGT